From the Lacipirellulaceae bacterium genome, the window GCTGCCACGCACTATCGCGTTCGCTTTCTCTCTCTGACCGCCAGACTCCCCCGGACCAATCACTCACCAACGCCATCTGCGATGCCGGATCAAAATGGCCCGAACTGGCCACTGAACTCGACGAGTTGCCGCCGCTTGAATCATACCGACGTTGGCTCCACGTCATCGGCTGGCGGCTTGAGCGCACGGCAGAGGTCGAAGTCAGTGTCGAGGCAACCAATGCGACGGTGCCAGACTCCGCTTTCGCTTCACCGGAAGCCTTGCTAGCGGATTTGAAGATTTTGCAGGAGTCGCTCGTTTCAACGGGCAACGAAGCGATCTATCAGGCAGACGTGCAGCCTTGGATCGACCAAATCAACGCCTTTTCCTTCCACACCGCCCGGCTCGATATTCGTCAGGACTCTGGCGTTTATCGTGAAGTGCTCAACGAAGTTTGGAAGCTTACTGGCGACTGTGACAATGCGAGTGAGCTGGATGAAAAGGCTCGACAACAGCTCCTGGTAGAGACTCTCGGCAAACCGTTCGAGCCGAGCGACAAGCTGTCCGCAGTAGGTCAGGAAACCTTCGAACTCTTCACACTGCTCCGCCGTACCGCGCGACGGTTTGGACTGTCGGCCTTAGGCAGCCATATCGTAAGTATGACGCGGGTACCTAGCGATTTGCTGGTCATTCTGTGGCTCTGGCATTGGTCGGAACAGGTCGATGGCGGCTGGGAAGGTGACCGAGATATGCATTTGCCGTTGGTTCCATTGTTTGAAACGATCAACGACCTGAAGCGTGCCCCTGAGACATTGGCTGACTTACTGGCTGAGCCTGAGTATCGCGAATACGTTCGTCAACAAGGAGATCGCCAGACCGTGATGGTCGGGTACTCCGACAGCACCAAGGACGGTGGCTACCTGGCAGCCCAGTGGGCCCTGCAGTCCGGTCAAACCGGTCTGGCCAGAGTCGCCAAGAGCGAAGGAATCGACTTAACTTTCTTTCATGGCCGCGGCGGATCGCTCGGTCGCGGCGGCGGACCTGCGGCGAAAAGCGTTCTCTCGCTACCCCGTGAGGCCTTCAACGGCACGCTCCGTTTGACCGAGCAAGGCGAGGTGTTAGCGGATCGGTACGATAATCCAGAGATCGCCCATCGACATCTGGAGCAACTCACGTGGGCCGTGCTTACCGCGGTCTCCAAAGATCCAACGCCACCGCCAAGCGAGTGGCAAACGACCGTCGAAGAGCTGGCAGCCTCGGCTTACACCAAGTATCGCAAGCTAGTCGATCACCCCTCGTTCGCTGACTTCTATCGCCGCGTGACACTGATCAATGCAATCGAGCAACTCCCCATTGGCTCGCGCCCCTCCAAACGCAAAAAGGGAAATCGCGTCGAAGACCTCCGGGCGATTCCCTGGGTTTACTCCTGGACGCAATGCCGCTGTCTGCTCCCCGCCTGGTTTGGCCTCGGCAGTGCGTTTGAGGCGTTCGTGGGCAACGATTTCGACAAGGTCGAAGCTCTCCAACAGATGCATCGCGAGTGGCCGTTCTTTGGGATTGCAATCGATAACTCAACCCAAGCGCTCGCTCAAGCCAACATGTCCGTCTTCGCCAAGTACGCGGCGTTAGCGGCTGACATCGACGGCGGCGAGGAACTCGCCGAGGCTATCCTCACCGAGTACGAACGCTCTCGCCACGCGGTACTCGCAATTACCGGCAGTGCCAAATTACTCGACCGGATCCCCTGGCTGCAACGCTCGATCAAGGCACGCAACGGTTACGTCGACCCGCTGAACCTACTGCAGGTAGAACTCCTCCGCCGCGGCTTGCAAGAGAACAACGAAGACCCGGCTGCCAGCGGACGGCTAAATCAATGGGAACATCTCACGCACCTAACCGTGAAGGGCATCTCAACAGGGATGCGGACGACCGGATAAGTGAGTATTCAGTTGTCAGTTTTCAGTGTTCCGTTCTTGTGGCGTCGAACTCTGTCAATTCTCTAGCCCGCGAGCACGGTGATGCTGGGACTGGCTCGCGTGGAGACCGCTGGAGAGACGTAGCTCGCCGGCTATTGCAGCGCTGCCAGTCGACCGAGTAACTAGCACTGAAAACTCTACAGCGTATACCCCTCGCGATACTCACGCCGCACGATCTTCTCCAACGCAGGATCGTCCGGCTTGAGCTTCTTGGCGTCCCACTCGACGCGGCCACCTTTCCAAACAGCTAGGTTGCCTAGCAAAATCGTTTCGGTCAGCGGCCCTCCGTAGTCGACGATGTTCGAGACCGCCATGCTCGGATCGTTCTTCGCGATGGCTGTATAGAACTCCTGGACGTGACCCAACTCCGGTTTGCCCAGCGGCTTGGGATAGTCCACTTGCTGGGGCTCCATCTTTTCGCCCTGGTTGTCCTGCCAGTGGATGCCCCCTTCGGCATAGTCACCGGCTGCGTAGAGATTCCCCTTGCTGCCAACCATCACGCAGCCACTCGCATTGAGCTTGGCTGGTTTGCCGTCTCCTTCAGCTTGCGAGAGGAACTGATCGGTCAGCGAGTTCGGAGGCAACTGGGTGCCGTCGTACCAGAAAAGTTTGAACGCTGCTCGATCACCAAGTGCTGGGAAATCGAATTCAATCCGTGACCATTCGGGATAGCTGTCCTGATTGTGTCCGGAAGTTTCGGCAGTTACGGCTGTCGGGTCACGCATCGTGAGTGCCATGAACGGGAGGTTCACCGTGTGGCACGCCATGTCGCCGAGGGCACCGGTGCCGAAGTCCCACCAGCCGCGCCATTTGAATTCGTGATACCCATCGGCATACGGACGCATCGGGGCGGGGCCGATCCATGATTCCCAATCCAGCGTCTCAGGCACAGGCTTGGGTTCGTGGCGATCTTCACCCTGCGGCCAGACCGGACGGTTGGTCCAGACGTGCACTTCACTGACATCACCAAGCTGCCCGGAGCGAACTTGATAGGCTGCTTGACGCATGGGATCGTAAGCCGTGTACTGATTGCCCATCTGGGTGACCACGCCCATCTCACGGGCGATGTTTTGCAGCTGGCGAGCTTCCCAGATAGAGTGCGTCAGTGGCTTTTGGCAATAGCAGTGCTTGCCGGTCTTCATCGCCTGCGAGGCAATCACCGCATGGGTGTGGTCAGGCGTACTAACGACTACCGAATCAATTCGATCACCCAATTTGTCGAAGAGCTCACGGTAGTCCGTGAACATATTCTCCTTGGGCACTTTATAAAACGGAGCGGTCCGTCCCATCGTGCCGCGATCAACGTCGCAGATGGCGTAGATCTGTCCAAAACGCGAGGCGTTCTTCGTGTCGCTCTTTCCTTTGCCACCAACCCCGAAGGTTGCAATCTGAAGCTTGCCGTTAGGGCTGTTGGAAGGCTGAGCCTGCACCCCGCCGGCTACCCAGTAGCCAACCCCTGCTGCTGAGGCAGCTAGAAATCGACGACGCGAAGTAGTGAAAGGACGGCTAGGCTCTTTGTTCTGAGTAAGGTCTGCACTCATGGCACTCTCTGGGATCGCATGGGAGATGGGCTGTGTAAGCTCCAATCTAGCTAAGTGGAATTGATGGAACAAGCAAGCGAAGCAACTAATTCTTAGTGCGGAAAACTGCTATGCTAAATGAACGCGAGTTTCTACTCTTCGACAAGACTGATTGGAACGTGGAGCAAAAAACGTGTCACTACTGAAGTATCTCACCAAAAATATCGACAAAATCAAACATGTAACGGCCATTCTCGCCCCGCTGGTGACCAGTCAGGCAGCCACCGCCGATACGCAAACCGTAGAATCCGCGCCGCAAACCCTAGAAGCTCGTGTCGAGCAACTTCGCGGAAAGCTCCAAAGAGACGACGCAGGTCAGATCTTAGTGGTCGATCTTGATCGCTGCAAAATGCTCCCCGAGGACATGGCCTTGCTTGAAGGTGAGGACCAACTCAAAAAACTCGTCCTCTGGGGCGCGAACATCAATAACGAAGCGCTCGCCGCGTTGCCCACGCTACCGCGACTGAAAGAGCTGCGACTCTTGAATACTTCTCTGACTGACGAGAGCCTTACTGAGCTGGCTCGCTTTCCCGCTTTGCGCTCGGTAAACCTGCATCGCTCAGCTCAATTGACGGACGCTGGTATTGAACATCTGACGAAGCTGAAAGACTTAACGCACTTCGCGGCCCCTTACACGAAGTTTACTGACGCAGGCATCAAGCAACTTGCCCCCTTGAAGAATCTCCGCTTACTCGACCTGCGGGGTTGCACGCTTTCCAACAAAGCATTGGAAGTGGTCCCTGAGTTACCCCGACTCTCGAGCCTGAAGTTCCGTGCCCCCGGCATCGACGATGGTGGGCTTGAGTCCTTGCTATCGAGCAAGCAGCTTCGTGGTCTGCATTTGGAGGATGCCAAGCTCACGGATTCCGGAATGCAGCAGATTGCCCATCTGGTGAATCTGGATGATTTGAATTTGCTCCGCGTGCCCATCGGCGACGAGGGACTCGCGCCGCTGGCAAACATGCCAAAGATGCGGCAATTGATCCTTCGCGGCACCTACACAACCGATGAGGGGCTTGCAAACTTGGCCAACATGCCGGAGTTGCTGAAGCTCGATCTCAGCGAAACGGGCGTCCAAGGTCCCGGATTGGCTCAGCTAGAAGGTTCGAAGAAGCTCAAGTGGCTTAATCTGTGGAACAGCTTCTTGGACGACTCAGCCATAGAGCACCTGGCAAAACTCACCAGCCTTGAGGATTTGAATCTCAACGCGACGCTGGTAAGCGACGAAGGGCTCGCGAAATTGGTGACGCTAAAGAACTTAAAAAAGCTGTCGATCACCCAAACCTCAACGACCACCGAAGCCGCGGAAAAACTCCAGGCGGCGATTCCGGGGTTGCAGGTGAAGCAGTAAGGTGATGGTTTAGCGAGATCGAAGAACATATGCCAAAGGCGTCAACTCGTTGGCACAGGTCGGCTCTACTTCCAATCCGCCAAACGGACTTTACAGCGTAAAAAACTTGAACTTATAGAACCCGGCTTCTTTCACCAGTGGCTCTTTAAACGGTTCGTTCACGGCTTCGACCAGCTCTTTTCGCAGGGCAACCAGTTCAGGCTCGGTCAGATCATCCGCGGAGAAGCGGCGGACGGCCATCAGCATGTGATGGCGGAGTCGAGGAATGCTTTCGTCCACGATCGTTTGGACGTGATCGCGGTCGCGATTCGTGACTTGCACGAACGCGTGAAAGTTCACGACGCCTCCTTTGCCATCGGGCGTCTTGGGAGGCAGAGTGATGTGGAAGCGGCCAAGGTCGACTTGTTCCAACCGCATCCCGCGGGTGATTTCTCGCCGACGGCTGATCATCCCCTCAGAATCAATGCAACCCACTTGCAGACACATCCCCAGCGCCAGCAGTAAGGTAGTTGTCACATTACCCGGCAATTTAGTGATCATCGCGAAACGGCAGGCCGGAGGGAGCAGAGAATCGCTACAAACGGCCTTTTCAGGAGGTACTGTTACTCTGCAGAAAGCATAGCTTGCCGCCTGGGCCCGTGCGGAGCCTATATTTGGCTATGCCTTCCGCCTTCCAACATCAAACTGTTCGATTTTCCTGGCCAGCCTTGTTGCTAGCGGCGTTTTCGCTAGGAATGGGCGGCTGTGGCAGTGAGCAGGCTCCGCGGCTTGTGGACTACCTGGAAGATCTGGAATTCGACGCGCCCGCGGACGCGACGGTTGAGGTTCCGCTAGGCAGTTACCACGTCCCCGTGGCGATTCCAACCAGAGGAAAAGAGGACCTTACTTGGCGGAGGCTGAAGTTTTCGCTCTATGCGGTCACCGAAGCGAATCGGGAGAAATCACTTCTGGAAGTTCTGGAACACCGCAAAGGACCGTTCCAAGATGAGGTACTGCGAATCGTTCGCAACGTGACCACCGATGAGCTGGAAGATCCACGCCTCTCCAGCGTGAAAATGCGCCTAACGGATATGGCACGTGCCCAGCTCGGCGAGAGCCGCGTCCAGCAACTGGTGATTGTGGGAACGCTCGAAGAGCCGATTTAAGAGAAGGTAAAACCTACTGCCCTCCCCGACCTGAACCATGACCAAAAAACTTCTTCATCGATCGTTGCACTTTCTACTGAGTGCTTTGCTTGTCAGCTTCGCTAGCGAAGCTGCCTATGGGGCTGACGACGCCACTGGGTCGAAGGCGGCAGGTGATGCCGCAACAACTCCAGATGAGAACGCGGAAGCGCAAGAGAAAACGAAGCACATCACTTTCGACCTAGGTACTTTTCGCCTCCGCGAATTCCGCCCGACCCGCAACGATACGGCAATCCTGCTGTTCGCGGTGCATCTCAAACTGCACGATGATGTCTCAGAGAAAACACTGGATCGTTTACAAAAATGGAAGCAGCGATTACGTAACGAAGCGCTCACGGCGGTGCGTTCTGTCGAATTGGCTGACTACCAGGACCCAGGGCTGATTCGTGTGCAGAAAGTCATTCTACTGCGGATCAATCGTTTACTTCCTATGCCTTTGGTCGAACGTATTTACGTGACCGAGTTCACAGTGGGCGATCACTAGCTCACATAGAGAATCTTCTCTCGATTAGTAGAGAACGTCCTTTGTGGCGTTCCGAGCCCAACTCCAAGGAACACCACAGAGGGCGTTCCCTACAGATCTCGTTCGCAGCTCTGAACGAGGCGGCTTGATTTGCGTATAATGAAGACACAATTCTTTCCTATGCAATTCTAGTAAACATTCGACATGTCCTCCTCTCAGGCTCTTTCCCTCGAAACCTTCACTGAACTGGCTGATAGTCCGGAAACTTTGTTCGATAAAGTCGCCCAACAGTTGGCGGCCACCGAGCAATGGCATCGACTGTTCGACCTGCGACTGATGCAGCGCCGGCACCAATTAGGTTTGCCGTTGGAGCGATCTGGGACGCTCGAAGACGCTGACGAAGCGGTGCGCGATGATCTTGAGGCGGGTTACGTGGCCGCTTGTCGCGAGGTGGGGCAGTTGCTCTTAGAGAAGGATCAGCTCCGCGAAGCGTGGATGTACCTCCGCCCGGCGGGCGAGAAGCAACTGGTCCGCGAGTACCTCAGCAGCGTCGTCGCCAACGAAGAGAATTGCGATGCTCTTATTGAGATTTCCCTCCACGAGGGTGTCGACCCCGAGCGAGGTTACGCCTGGTTGATCGCGCATCATGGCACGTGCAACTCGATCACGACACTTGATTCGCTAGCCGGGCAGCTCGATGAGGAGTCGCAACAGGCCTGCGCGGCAATCCTTTTGCGTCATGTCTATGCGGAACTGCAAGGCAACCTTAGGGGGCATCTCCATCGGCTAGAAGGTACGGCACCCGAGGGAATGGCAATTGGCGAGCTCATCGAACAGTTCCCCGCGTTGACCGAAGGAGGCAGCTACCATCTCGATGCTTCGCACTTGGCTAGCACCGTTCGGTTCTCGCGATTGCTCACCGAGCCTGCACTGGTTCAGAAGGCGCTTGAGATCTGCGACTACGGAAAACGCCTGATCGAAGATCTGCAATACCCTGGCGAAGCGCCGTTTGAGAATCTCTACCCAACCCACGAACTGTTTCTCAAGGCAACCCTCGGAGAAGCCGTCGATGAAGCGGTCGAGTTCTTTACCAAGCGTGCCCGTGAAGAACATGCGGCAGAACCAACTCTTGGCGTCCCAACGAACACTGCCGTGGAAACGCTCCTGGTGCTGCTCGCCCGCAACGACCGACATTCCGACGCAATGGAAATCTACGCGGAGCTCGTTCCGCCAGAACGCGGACTCTCCTCGCTGGCACCCACGCTCCTGGAGTTAGCGAGCGTTAGCGGCAACTGGCAGCGCTACGAAGAGCTCTGCCACGAGCGCGACGACTTGGTCGGCTACACCGCGGGCCGCGCAATGCAGACCCGAAAACTCAAGTAATCGAATCCTTACGAGCCGTCAGGCGTCAGCCGACGGGTTGAAGCGTCTTAACGCTCACCAGGCCGAGGCGGTGGCCCGCGACGGCCATCCCGCTCTTGAAAATCTCGCGGCGGTCGGTCAAACGGGCGCTGCTCGGGTCGCTGAAAATCGCCTCGCGGACCACGTGGTCCTCGCTCAGGCGAGCCAAATCCCTCCTGGTCTCTAGCGTTCTGAGGTCCCCGATCATGTGGACCTCGACCTTGCGGCCCTCTCCCCTCGGGTCCTCGCCAAGGCCCCTCGAACTCAGGCCCGTCAAAGCCGGTGCCTGTTTGGTGATGATACATCTCGCGGAGACGCCGCTGCATGTCCTCGGGCGAAAGGCTGAGCAACTGCTCGCGCTTATCCACAGGAAGTTCCTCGGCGAAGAAGCGTTCTAGCTCAGCCTCGGAAACGCCCCCCTTGAGTGCCATCGCTTGGCGCCGCCAGA encodes:
- the ppc gene encoding phosphoenolpyruvate carboxylase; amino-acid sequence: MRAPQLSQEIDQLGRLCGDIIRQLTGEDGFKLVERVRRLAREMQRGDQKAADELDTLLEKLDPHEIEIVTRSFTVFLELSNLAEDRQRVRVLRNRARDAHPHPAKETVRAAIAEYHAAGLTAQQVESHLKQARIELVLTAHPTEAKRRAVRRLLSEMRRLLGKLDNDELLPTRRSQLLERLTAQLFKLSQTDFLRPWRPTVMQEVERGLSIRHVLWEQVPRITNDLRDALAEYYPEVETKDSLVEYNSWIGGDRDGNPFVTPEVTAQTLREMRGMALEKHLESCHALSRSLSLSDRQTPPDQSLTNAICDAGSKWPELATELDELPPLESYRRWLHVIGWRLERTAEVEVSVEATNATVPDSAFASPEALLADLKILQESLVSTGNEAIYQADVQPWIDQINAFSFHTARLDIRQDSGVYREVLNEVWKLTGDCDNASELDEKARQQLLVETLGKPFEPSDKLSAVGQETFELFTLLRRTARRFGLSALGSHIVSMTRVPSDLLVILWLWHWSEQVDGGWEGDRDMHLPLVPLFETINDLKRAPETLADLLAEPEYREYVRQQGDRQTVMVGYSDSTKDGGYLAAQWALQSGQTGLARVAKSEGIDLTFFHGRGGSLGRGGGPAAKSVLSLPREAFNGTLRLTEQGEVLADRYDNPEIAHRHLEQLTWAVLTAVSKDPTPPPSEWQTTVEELAASAYTKYRKLVDHPSFADFYRRVTLINAIEQLPIGSRPSKRKKGNRVEDLRAIPWVYSWTQCRCLLPAWFGLGSAFEAFVGNDFDKVEALQQMHREWPFFGIAIDNSTQALAQANMSVFAKYAALAADIDGGEELAEAILTEYERSRHAVLAITGSAKLLDRIPWLQRSIKARNGYVDPLNLLQVELLRRGLQENNEDPAASGRLNQWEHLTHLTVKGISTGMRTTG
- a CDS encoding flagellar basal body-associated FliL family protein; this encodes MITKLPGNVTTTLLLALGMCLQVGCIDSEGMISRRREITRGMRLEQVDLGRFHITLPPKTPDGKGGVVNFHAFVQVTNRDRDHVQTIVDESIPRLRHHMLMAVRRFSADDLTEPELVALRKELVEAVNEPFKEPLVKEAGFYKFKFFTL
- a CDS encoding Gfo/Idh/MocA family oxidoreductase, with the translated sequence MSADLTQNKEPSRPFTTSRRRFLAASAAGVGYWVAGGVQAQPSNSPNGKLQIATFGVGGKGKSDTKNASRFGQIYAICDVDRGTMGRTAPFYKVPKENMFTDYRELFDKLGDRIDSVVVSTPDHTHAVIASQAMKTGKHCYCQKPLTHSIWEARQLQNIAREMGVVTQMGNQYTAYDPMRQAAYQVRSGQLGDVSEVHVWTNRPVWPQGEDRHEPKPVPETLDWESWIGPAPMRPYADGYHEFKWRGWWDFGTGALGDMACHTVNLPFMALTMRDPTAVTAETSGHNQDSYPEWSRIEFDFPALGDRAAFKLFWYDGTQLPPNSLTDQFLSQAEGDGKPAKLNASGCVMVGSKGNLYAAGDYAEGGIHWQDNQGEKMEPQQVDYPKPLGKPELGHVQEFYTAIAKNDPSMAVSNIVDYGGPLTETILLGNLAVWKGGRVEWDAKKLKPDDPALEKIVRREYREGYTL
- a CDS encoding flagellar basal body-associated FliL family protein — its product is MTKKLLHRSLHFLLSALLVSFASEAAYGADDATGSKAAGDAATTPDENAEAQEKTKHITFDLGTFRLREFRPTRNDTAILLFAVHLKLHDDVSEKTLDRLQKWKQRLRNEALTAVRSVELADYQDPGLIRVQKVILLRINRLLPMPLVERIYVTEFTVGDH